The following are from one region of the Notolabrus celidotus isolate fNotCel1 unplaced genomic scaffold, fNotCel1.pri scaffold_195_arrow_ctg1, whole genome shotgun sequence genome:
- the LOC117808981 gene encoding claudin-15-like codes for MSTAVEATGFIMSIIAWLLTGTALVNDYWKISTVSGSVIISQRQFENLWHSCAENSGGIAECRDFESLLALPAHVQACRAMMIISLLLGLGCMIVSLLGLKCIKIGSTTDQSKAKIATTGGILSILGGLCCMIAVSWYAFRVVQDFNDPFFGGV; via the exons ATGTCGACGGCTGTGGAAGCAACCGGGTTCATCATGAGCATAATCGCTTGGCTGCTGACTGGAACCGCTCTGGTCAACGACTACTGGAAGATTTCCACCGTGTCGGGCAGCGTCATCATCTCCCAGAGGCAGTTTGAAAACTTGTGGCACTCCTGCGCCGAGAACAGCGGCGGCATCGCCGAGTGCCGAGACTTTGAGTCCTTACTCGCCCTTCCTG CTCACGTTCAGGCGTGTCGGGCCATGATGatcatctctctgctgctcgGCCTCGGCTGCATGATCGTGTCTCTGCTGGGACTCAAGTGCATCAAGATCGGCTCCACCACCGACCAATCCAAGGCCAAGATCGCCACCACCGGAGGCATCCTGAGCATACTTGGTG GTCTGTGCTGCATGATAGCCGTTTCCTGGTACGCCTTCAGAGTCGTGCAGGACTTCAACGACCCGTTCTTCGGTGGGGTGAG